A stretch of Aedes aegypti strain LVP_AGWG chromosome 2, AaegL5.0 Primary Assembly, whole genome shotgun sequence DNA encodes these proteins:
- the LOC5563554 gene encoding nuclear valosin-containing protein-like, protein MLQKKPTGGLYDPMIIPRVKQYLEENVHQTYVDVGVMARELQERYREYNRRKAVPFRLLVEQAYKTVLHSYGLDSNPSSENEDDANSDLEVMEDGAGGGANANHMNDALTNMYMSNKNKPSGGAAGSGAGDGEAIDISSDEDDEGADSRDKDKAVSTTSNSMRLIETQIASNKHITVTKVTRTDKPRSGDEAVDSSNGSSNGPRRPAEQLPASQAKRRRLDQPQISEVSNSSNPLLPQPTPRPPPASNRGAGAGRTDSSAPTAAPRTKRFKKEVCARFVETTFEDVGGMDKILRDLCELLLHVKHPEVYRHVGLPPPRGFLLHGPPGSGKTLLAHAIAGQLKIGLIEIPATELVAGVSGESEERIREVFEQAAVLSPCVLFIDEIDAISANRVNAQKDMERRIVAQLLSSLDNLPKLEGGDGVLVIGATNRPDALDPALRRVGRFDQEISLGIPDREARAQILKIICKNLKIEENIDFDELAKLTPGYVGADLLALATRAATTAIKRMLTERERQELIAESKRMAELEASRRKQEQEALNKKDDDDEVMEVEDTSPVVETIKNKFNGDVSTDDVVAVEDDVEEVVNLDDDKEEPKEGEKKEAEAEKAPVVEVSAEAEKTTEEKKDEEVKVDDKKDEEHKVGEGMADSAEAAEAKPADEEKKDEDAAKEAVESEKKPDDEAKVEESKATDGDVEMVADSSTSGDKIEQEVPKSTTEGVESVAAESSEAEKKDDEPMETEKDKEEVTVEEPEQTVPEPTVVEESDETPADEERPPAPVLTLEKMMNLLLDHSNPLPDDELETLCIERADFLESLKSVQPSAKREGFITVPDVTWNDIGSLGDIREELKLAILAPVKFPQRLKLLGLSSPSGVLLCGPPGCGKTLLAKAVANEAGINFISVKGPELLNMYVGESERAVRQCFQRARNSTPCVIFFDEFDSLCPKRSDSSEGSAGMRVVNQLLTEMDGIEDRKGVFLMAATNRPDIVDPAVLRPGRLDKILYVGLPAEEDRVDILRALTKNRTQPPLADDVDLSVVARLTEGYTGADLAGLVRQASLQTLKDSIAECSSDDNVSDESEQDLKVAMVHFQEAIRSIKPSVNEEDKKHYERLKRKYGTQSVDQ, encoded by the exons ATGCTGCAGAAGAAACCTACCGGTGGATTGTACGATCCGATGATTATTCCTCGAGTTAAGCAG TATCTCGAGGAAAATGTGCACCAAACGTACGTCGATGTCGGCGTAATGGCCCGGGAACTGCAGGAACGCTACCGCGAATACAACCGTCGCAAAGCCGTCCCATTCCGTTTACTGGTGGAGCAGGCCTACAAAACGGTTCTCCATAGCTATGGCCTAGACAGCAATCCGTCTAGCGAGAACGAGGATGACGCCAATTCCGATCTGGAAGTCATGGAAGACGGTGCCGGAGGTGGCGCAAATGCCAACCATATGAACGATGCGCTAACCAACATGTACATGAGCAATAAGAATAAACCTTCCGGTGGCGCTGCAGGAAGCGGTGCAGGTGACGGAGAAGCGATCGACATCAGCAGCGACGAGGACGATGAAGGTGCGGATTCTCGCGACAAAGATAAAGCAGTTTCAACGACCAGCAACAGCATGAGGCTCATTGAAA CCCAAATCGCGTCTAACAAACACATTACGGTGACGAAGGTGACTCGTACAGATAAGCCGCGATCCGGCGACGAAGCGGTCGATTCCAGTAATGGTAGCTCAAATGGTCCAAGACGACCGGCTGAACAGCTGCCTGCCAGCCAAGCCAAGCGTCGCCGTTTGGATCAGCCACAGATTTCGGAAGTAAGCAACAGTTCCAATCCATTGTTGCCTCAGCCGACACCACGACCACCACCTGCAAGCAATCGAGGTGCCGGTGCCGGAAGGACCGATTCCAGTGCTCCTACAGCAGCACCACGTACGAAGCGCTTCAAGAAAGAAGTATGTGCTCGATTTGTCGAGACCACATTCGAAGATGTTGGAGGCATGGATAAAATTTTGCGTGACTTGTGTGAACTATTGCTTCACGTTAAGCATCCGGAAGTTTATCGCCACGTGGGTCTTCCTCCGCCACGAGGATTCCTTTTGCATGGTCCTCCCGGTTCAGGAAAGACACTACTCGCTCATGCTATCGCTGGG caattgaaAATCGGTCTCATAGAAATCCCTGCCACAGAATTGGTAGCTGGAGTTTCCGGCGAATCAGAGGAACGCATTCGAGAGGTTTTCGAACAGGCAGCGGTTCTTTCGCCGTGCGTTCTGTTCATTGACGAAATCGATGCTATCTCGGCGAATCGAGTCAATGCTCAGAAGGATATGGAACGTCGTATTGTGGCTCAACTACTTAGCAGTCTGGATAACTTACCCAAGCTGGAAGGCGGCGATGGTGTTTTGGTTATTGGCGCCACAAATCGGCCGGATGCTCTCGACCCTGCTTTGCGTCGTGTCGGACGGTTCGATCAGGAAATCTCTTTGGGTATCCCAGATAGGGAGGCCAGAGCCCAAATcctaaaaataatctgtaagaACCTGAAGATCGAGGAGAATATTGATTTCGACGAGTTGGCAAAGTTGACCCCTGGTTACGTTGGAGCTGATTTGCTTGCATTGGCTACACGTGCAGCCACCACGGCTATCAAGAG GATGTTGACGGAACGTGAACGTCAGGAGCTGATCGCAGAAAGTAAACGTATGGCAGAGCTGGAGGCGTCCCGTCGCAAACAGGAACAGGAAGCTTTGAACAAGAAAGATGATGACGATGAGGTGATGGAAGTGGAGGACACTTCTCCAGTTGTcgaaaccatcaaaaacaaattcaatGGGGATGTTTCTACGGATGATGTTGTTGCCGTTGAGGATGATGTCGAAGAAGTGGTGAATTTGGACGACGACAAGGAAGAGCCCAAAGAAGGCGAAAAGAAGGAGGCAGAAGCCGAAAAGGCCCCTGTGGTTGAGGTGTCAGCCGAAGCTGAGAAGACGACCGAGGAAAAGAAAGATGAGGAGGTGAAAGTTGACGACAAAAAGGATGAAGAGCACAAAGTAGGGGAAGGCATGGCTGATTCTGCTGAAGCTGCCGAAGCTAAACCAGCTGATGAAGAAAAGAAGGATGAGGATGCTGCAAAGGAAGCCGTGGAGAGTGAAAAGAAACCGGACGATGAAGCAAAGGTAGAAGAATCCAAGGCAACTGACGGAGATGTAGAAATGGTGGCTGATAGCAGTACTTCTGGCGATAAGATTGAACAAGAAGTTCCAAAGTCGACCACTGAAGGGGTGGAATCAGTTGCTGCAGAATCGAGTGAAGCTGAGAAGAAGGACGATGAACCGATGGAAACCGAGAAAGACAAAGAAGAAGTCACAGTTGAAGAGCCCGAACAAACCGTACCAGAACCAACCGTAGTAGAAGAAAGCGATGAAACACCAGCTGATGAAGAACGTCCTCCTGCACCAGTTCTTACTTTGGAGAAAATGATGAACCTTTTGTTGGATCACTCGAATCCGTTGCCAGATGATGAATTGGAAACCTTGTGCATTGAACGAGCAGACTTCCTGGAGTCTCTAAAATCAGTTCAACCTTCAGCCAAGCGTGAAGGCTTCATCACTGTACCCGATGTTACGTGGAATGATATCGGTTCGCTGGGTGATATTCGTGAGGAGCTGAAACTAGCTATCCTAGCCCCAGTGAAATTCCCTCAGCGTTTGAAATTACTCGGTCTCAGCTCTCCCTCCGGAGTGTTATTATGTGGCCCACCTGGATGCGGTAAGACACTACTCGCAAAGGCAGTTGCCAACGAAGCTGGCATCAATTTCATTTCAGTCAAAGGTCCCGAACTGTTGAACATG TATGTCGGAGAGTCGGAACGTGCCGTTCGTCAGTGTTTCCAACGAGCTCGCAACTCGACTCCATGTGTCATATTCTTCGATGAATTTGATTCACTGTGTCCCAAACGGTCAGACAGTTCTGAGGGTAGCGCAGGAATGCGAGTGGTGAATCAATTGCTCACCGAAATGGATGGCATCGAGGATCGGAAGGGAGTGTTCCTGATGGCTGCAACCAACCGACCAGATATCGTTGATCCTGCCGTTCTTCGCCCTGGACGCTTGGATAAAATTCTGTATGTTGGCTTGCCAGCGGAAGAAGATCGCGTAGATATTCTTCGTGCTTTAACTAAAAACCGCACGCAACCTCCATTGGCTGATGATGTTGATCTGAGTGTTGTTGCGCGACTTACTGAGGGTTATACCGGCGCTGACTTGGCCGGACTGGTAAGACAAGCTTCTCTGCAAACTTTGAAAGATTCGATAGCTGAGTGCAGTAGTGACGATAACGTGTCAGACGAATCGGAACAAGATCTCAAAGTTGCAATGGTGCACTTCCAAGAAGCGATACGCAGCATCAAACCTTCAGTGAATGAAGAG GACAAGAAACACTATGAACGATTGAAGAGGAAATATGGAACACAATCCGTGGATCAGTAG